Proteins encoded by one window of Salvia splendens isolate huo1 chromosome 14, SspV2, whole genome shotgun sequence:
- the LOC121766168 gene encoding ubiquitin-conjugating enzyme E2-17 kDa-like, protein MASKRILKELKDLQKDPPTSCSAGPVAEDMFHWQATIMGPTDSPYAGGVFLVSIHFPPDYPFKPPKVAFRTKVFHPNINSNGSICLDILKEQWSPALTVSKVLLSICSLLTDPNPDDPLVPEIAHMYKTDRNKYETTARSWTQKYAMG, encoded by the exons ATGGCGTCGAAGAGGATATTGAAGGAGCTCAAGGATTTGCAGAAGGATCCTCCGACATCATGCAGCGCCG GTCCTGTGGCAGAAGATATGTTCCATTGGCAAGCAACGATAATGGGGCCTACTGATAGCCCTTATGCCGGAGGTGTATTTTTGGTCTCGATTCATTTCCCTCCGGATTATCCTTTTAAGCCACCAAAG GTTGCTTTTCGGACGAAGGTGTTCCACCCTAATATTAACAGCAATGGAAGCATTTGCCTTGATATTCTGAAAGAACAGTGGAGTCCTGCCTTGACTGTTTCTAAG GTCCTGTTGTCTATCTGCTCTCTGTTGACGGACCCAAACCCTGATGACCCCCTTGTGCCTGAAATTGCTCATATGTACAAGACAGACCGGAACAAATATGAGACTACTGCTCGCAGCTGGACACAGAAGTATGCCATGGGGTAA
- the LOC121764806 gene encoding protein NETWORKED 4A-like, with translation MASSLVKFSEMKRLEPKKSHSWWWDSHVSTKNSKWLQENLQDMDVNVKRMLKLIEEDADSFAKKAELYFKKRPELVSLVEEFYRMYRALAEQYDHVMGELKKNVPSDLHSQGSGVSDVGSEPHSTRPSPARTKSGPRAAGFDFFLGSNGSGSDLNSKEGDESSTLDSESDDSSVNNYGTSNGEEAGSHRRVVELEAEVKEKLLGLQTEEIPVGSKQCSHECSGFNLAKLAAYEDELRVAKENMEASKEEITRLKAELQKYESSMVLEQDQATKLQENIGSSDGEMGLEHKTQRLTSKNSFTQNLCDQLKSAQKDVAVWKNKVEREKRDAARLQDRVMRYKTNLSERDREIRGLRETIGNANKALAEENEHLQAEMARIAKERAYLEDSLKEIDLRCQLLEEDVRRVKLAKDESEAVFGAQIEQLKAEITERDDCIEELDRNLEKWKVKHEVLAAARDELNAKIAALGAEISSRDDHPHQLHQQHVQLIVSAEEARKSAEELRLRVVELEIDVKRKQESIIEGAEEKREAIRQLCFSIEHYRSGYHQLQQAVFGQQQPAVKAR, from the exons ATGGCTTCATCGCTC GTGAAGTTCAGCGAAATGAAGAGGCTCGAGCCGAAGAAGTCTCACTCGTGGTGGTGGGATAGCCATGTTAGCACCAAGAACTCCAAGTGGCTACAAGAAAATCTCCAAG ACATGGATGTTAATGTGAAGAGGATGTTGAAACTGATAGAAGAGGATGCCGATTCTTTCGCAAAGAAAGCCGAACTGTATTTCAAGAAACGCCCCGAGTTGGTGAGCCTCGTTGAGGAGTTTTATCGGATGTATCGTGCATTGGCTGAGCAGTACGATCATGTCATGGGCGAGCTCAAGAAAAACGTCCCCTCGGATCTCCACTCTCAGGGCTCCGGGGTTTCTGATGTCGGTTCCGAGCCACATTCCACCAGACCCTCCCCTGCTCGCACAAAATCCGGTCCTCGTGCTGCTGGATTCGACTTCTTTCTCGGGAGCAACGGGAGTGGCTCAGACCTGAATAGCAAGGAAGGAGATGAATCCTCAACGCTGGATTCTGAGTCGGATGACTCCTCGGTTAATAACTATGGCACGAGCAACGGTGAGGAGGCAGGGTCGCATAGGAGGGTCGTCGAGCTTGAAGCTGAGGTGAAGGAGAAACTACTCGGCTTGCAGACAGAAGAGATCCCCGTTGGTTCGAAGCAATGTAGCCACGAGTGCTCCGGATTCAACCTAGCGAAATTAGCAGCATACGAAGACGAGTTGAGAGTTGCGAAAGAGAATATGGAAGCCTCGAAGGAAGAGATAACGCGTCTGAAGGCCGAGCTTCAGAAGTACGAATCGAGCATGGTGCTGGAGCAAGATCAGGCAACAAAGCTGCAAGAAAACATCGGTAGCTCGGATGGCGAAATGGGATTGGAGCATAAGACTCAGAGGCTCACGAGCAAGAACTCGTTCACGCAGAATCTGTGTGATCAGCTGAAATCGGCGCAGAAGGATGTCGCTGTGTGGAAAAACAAAGTCGAGAGAGAGAAACGTGATGCTGCAAGGCTGCAGGACCGCGTGATGAGGTACAAGACGAATCTCTCGGAGCGTGATCGAGAAATCCGGGGTTTGAGGGAGACGATAGGCAACGCGAACAAGGCCTTAGCCGAAGAAAACGAGCACCTTCAAGCAGAGATGGCGAGGATAGCGAAAGAGCGCGCGTATTTGGAGGATAGCCTCAAGGAGATCGATCTTCGATGCCAGTTGTTGGAAGAGGACGTGAGGCGAGTGAAGTTGGCCAAAGACGAGTCGGAGGCCGTGTTTGGAGCTCAGATCGAGCAGCTGAAggctgaaattaccgagagagaCGACTGCATTGAAGAGCTCGATAGAAATCTAGAGAAGTGGAAGGTGAAACACGAGGTGTTGGCGGCTGCCAGAGACGAACTTAACGCCAAGATCGCTGCACTTGGTGCTGAGATCAGCTCGAGAGACGACCATCCGCACCAGCTGCATCAGCAGCATGTTCAACTGATTGTTAGCGCGGAGGAAGCCCGTAAATCTGCGGAGGAGCTGCGCTTGAGAGTCGTGGAGCTCGAGATCGACGTGAAAAGGAAGCAAGAGTCGATTATTGAAGGAGCGGAGGAGAAACGGGAGGCGATAAGGCAACTCTGCTTCTCGATCGAGCACTATCGCAGCGGATATCACCAGCTTCAACAGGCAGTCTTTGGGCAGCAGCAGCCGGCGGTGAAGGCGAGATGA
- the LOC121765928 gene encoding trans-cinnamate 4-monooxygenase-like, which produces MDLLLLEKALIGLFSAIVVAAVVSKLRGRKFRLPPGPIPIPIFGNWLQVGDDLNHRNLTEYAKRFGDIFLLRMGQRNLAVVSSPDLAKEVLHTQGVEFGSRTRNVVFDIFTGKGQDMVFTVYGEHWRKMRRIMTVPFFTNKVVQQYHQGWEAEAEAVVKDVKRMPESATTGIVLRRRLQLMMYNNMYRIMFDRRFESEEDPLFVKLKALNGERSRLAQSFEYNYGDFIPILRPFLRGYLKLCQQVKERRLQLFKDYFVDERKKLVSTKQGDNGLKCAIDHMLEAQQKGEINEDNVLYIVENINVAAIETTLWSIEWGIAELVNHPEIQSKLRHELDTVLGQGVQITEPDTTKLPYLQAVIKETLRLRMAIPLLVPHMNLHDAKLGGYDIPAESKILVNAWWLANNPDHWKKPEEFRPERFLEEEAKVEANGNDFRYLPFGVGRRSCPGIILALPILGITIGRLVQNFELLPPPGQSKIDTSEKGGQFSLHILKHSTIVLKPRSF; this is translated from the exons ATGGATCTCCTCCTTCTAGAGAAGGCGCTGATCGGCCTCTTCTCCGCCATCGTCGTCGCCGCCGTCGTCTCCAAGCTCCGCGGCAGGAAGTTTAGGCTGCCGCCGGGGCCGATTCCGATCCCGATCTTCGGCAATTGGCTCCAGGTCGGCGACGATCTCAACCACCGCAACCTCACCGAGTACGCCAAGCGATTCGGCGACATTTTCCTCCTCCGCATGGGGCAGCGCAACCTCGCCGTCGTCTCGTCGCCGGATCTGGCGAAGGAGGTGCTCCACACGCAGGGAGTGGAGTTCGGATCCCGCACGCGcaacgtcgtgttcgacatcttcACCGGGAAAGGCCAGGACATGGTCTTCACCGTCTACGGCGAGCACTGGCGGAAGATGCGGCGGATCATGACGGTGCCGTTCTTCACCAACAAGGTGGTGCAGCAGTACCACCAGGGGtgggaggcggaggcggaggccgTGGTGAAGGACGTGAAGAGGATGCCGGAGTCTGCGACGACGGGGATCGTGCTGAGGCGGCGCCTGCAGCTCATGATGTACAACAACATGTACCGGATCATGTTCGATCGGAGGTTTGAGAGCGAGGAGGATCCTCTGTTTGTGAAATTGAAGGCGCTGAATGGGGAGAGGAGCCGATTGGCGCAGAGCTTCGAGTACAACTACGGCGATTTCATCCCGATTTTGAGGCCGTTCCTCAGAGGCTACCTCAAGCTGTGCCAGCAGGTCAAGGAGAGGAGGTTGCAGCTCTTCAAGGATTACTTCGTTGATGAGAGGAA aaaGCTCGTGAGCACGAAACAGGGCGATAATGGCCTAAAATGCGCGATCGATCACATGCTTGAAGCCCAGCAGAAGGGAGAGATCAACGAGGATAATGTCCTTTACATTGTTGAGAATATTAATGTTGCTG CAATTGAGACAACTCTATGGTCGATTGAGTGGGGCATTGCTGAGCTTGTGAACCACCCCGAGATCCAGAGCAAGCTCCGCCACGAACTCGACACGGTGCTCGGCCAGGGAGTCCAAATAACAGAACCTGATACGACCAAGCTCCCGTACCTTCAGGCCGTGATCAAGGAGACCCTCCGCCTCCGGATGGCCATCCCGCTACTAGTGCCCCACATGAACCTCCACGACGCGAAGCTCGGCGGTTACGACATCCCTGCCGAGAGCAAGATCTTGGTGAACGCTTGGTGGCTCGCCAACAACCCCGACCACTGGAAAAAGCCTGAAGAGTTTAGGCCCGAGAGATTCTTGGAGGAGGAGGCTAAAGTCGAGGCCAACGGCAACGACTTTAGGTACCTCCCATTCGGGGTTGGCCGGAGGAGCTGCCCTGGGATCATTTTAGCGTTGCCTATCCTTGGAATCACGATAGGGCGGCTTGTGCAGAACTTCGAGCTGTTGCCTCCCCCGGGGCAGTCGAAGATCGACACATCGGAGAAAGGCGGGCAGTTCAGCCTCCACATTTTGAAGCACTCCACTATTGTCTTGAAACCAAGATCATTttga